A single Providencia manganoxydans DNA region contains:
- the ubiA gene encoding 4-hydroxybenzoate octaprenyltransferase, whose translation MALTKWHAYSRLMRIDRPIGSLLLLWPTYWALWIAAQSIPSLHILIVFTAGVFLMRAAGCVINDFADRHFDGHVERTKHRPLPSGDVTEKEAKILFAALVGLSFLLVLTLNAMTIWLSIAGLALAWIYPFVKRVSNLPQVVLGAAFGWSIPMGFSAVSESLPFVCWLLFLVNILWSVIYDTQYAMVDRDDDLKIGVKSTAILFGQYDKLIIGVLQVVMLGLLVAIGLLAQLGITYYVCLLLAALLFVYQQKLMVNRERAPCFKAFMNNNYVGFILFIGIFLSYW comes from the coding sequence ATGGCGCTAACTAAATGGCATGCCTACAGCCGTTTGATGCGAATTGATAGGCCTATTGGCTCATTGTTGTTGTTATGGCCAACCTATTGGGCACTATGGATTGCAGCTCAAAGTATCCCCAGTTTGCACATCCTGATTGTGTTTACTGCTGGCGTGTTTTTGATGCGCGCCGCAGGGTGTGTGATAAATGATTTTGCTGATCGCCATTTTGATGGACATGTTGAGCGAACAAAACATCGACCGTTGCCAAGTGGCGATGTTACCGAAAAAGAAGCAAAAATATTGTTTGCTGCTCTCGTAGGGCTTTCGTTTTTGCTTGTTCTGACACTGAACGCAATGACTATTTGGCTATCAATTGCAGGGCTGGCACTCGCATGGATTTATCCATTTGTTAAACGTGTCAGTAATTTACCTCAAGTGGTTTTAGGTGCGGCTTTTGGGTGGTCGATCCCTATGGGGTTTTCGGCCGTCAGTGAGTCCTTACCCTTTGTTTGTTGGTTACTGTTTTTAGTTAATATCTTGTGGTCAGTGATTTATGACACACAGTATGCGATGGTTGATCGTGATGACGATTTAAAAATAGGTGTGAAATCAACAGCGATTTTATTTGGTCAGTATGACAAATTGATTATTGGGGTTTTACAAGTCGTGATGCTTGGTTTGCTGGTAGCGATTGGTTTACTTGCCCAATTAGGTATCACTTATTATGTTTGTTTGTTGCTAGCTGCGTTATTGTTTGTTTATCAGCAAAAATTAATGGTCAATAGAGAACGAGCGCCTTGTTTTAAAGCCTTTATGAATAATAATTATGTTGGTTTTATATTATTTATCGGGATTTTTTTAAGTTATTGGTAA
- a CDS encoding ZirU family protein has translation MNMNQQQTQIIRKGKLSILCVSVVLNLLVTTPALAATVSITSPATQPVIGHAPELKGGTVKASDDNGDGILGLGDSLKASDFIFSDEDGDKQTSILYEWYEDDNIINGTTGDTLKLTAALLGKTITVKAVASTDPAITEPSKSLSVPATTYRDIKNNAISGGKGITTIEGNIAKSVSISGISGTQPLVGEKLKANTVCYATCDNSLVYQWQIEDAVSSGRYTNIMNATTSEYTIKGTDQKRKIQVIVSNP, from the coding sequence ATGAACATGAACCAACAGCAAACCCAAATAATACGCAAAGGCAAACTATCGATCCTGTGTGTCAGTGTCGTTCTCAATCTGCTTGTCACTACACCAGCGCTAGCAGCCACTGTCTCGATTACCTCTCCTGCGACCCAACCAGTTATCGGACATGCGCCAGAGCTAAAAGGAGGTACAGTCAAAGCCAGTGATGATAACGGGGACGGAATATTAGGTCTGGGGGATTCTTTAAAAGCTTCAGACTTTATTTTCAGTGATGAAGATGGCGATAAGCAGACAAGCATCCTCTATGAATGGTATGAAGACGACAATATCATTAACGGCACGACTGGCGATACGCTGAAACTAACCGCGGCGTTGCTAGGTAAAACGATCACGGTCAAAGCGGTCGCAAGCACTGATCCCGCCATTACTGAGCCGTCAAAGAGCTTGTCTGTACCGGCAACAACCTACAGAGATATCAAAAATAACGCGATATCGGGAGGTAAAGGCATTACCACAATAGAAGGCAATATCGCCAAATCAGTGAGTATCTCAGGCATCTCAGGGACACAACCTTTAGTTGGCGAGAAACTAAAAGCCAATACCGTTTGTTACGCGACCTGTGATAATAGTCTGGTTTATCAGTGGCAGATTGAAGATGCAGTGAGTTCTGGCAGATACACGAACATCATGAATGCAACCACATCAGAGTACACGATAAAAGGAACTGACCAGAAACGGAAAATTCAAGTCATCGTCTCTAACCCATAA
- a CDS encoding inverse autotransporter beta domain-containing protein, with protein MTFGINYYSLKSSQVHLLLPMLLLVSIIPTNSVFAAKFVDGVEVKSYALRTGETVDSVAHQYNLTLKELKTLNQTRKFTRPFETLSAGDEIDVPSTPPKKTRVKNTTVTNLADKPDHKIQDWLSRRAPSFFDAINTQSAEKYLSRQAQNIAITKASSTIENWLNQYGTAQIGVQQTNKLSQSAISADILLPMYQSPDWLVFTQFGGRNFDDRTTLNLGSGIRRFSDPWMYGVNTFYDIDITGHNRRIGIGAELWSDYLHFSANGYLRLNNWHQSRDFDDYDERPANGFDITASSWLPAYPQLGAKLKYEQYFGNEVALKDNDIRSQAPKAMTVGVNYTPFPLITLGADWRKEKGVNELQLEAQLTYSLGVPWNEQVSSVSVASLRTLPSNRMALVERNNNIVLEYRKQELISLILPQEVRGRGASQQLVNIILKAKYAAERVEWGLQTEFSSKGGKILSVGKSLTAWLIHLPPWQAGTTNTYTLSANAWDEKGNSSPPAYIKVIVDAGLSACHSHLTVGSGTLNLDQSEVLILTIRDEQNAPVTGLASSIQLPFTFTIPKGTSSLSPSQSGIKLTELKETAPGVYTSTVTAGKLLGTLILNPQIDGIRIASATVEVIAAPIGIQIFRNGIAIVGNPVVGDRLTATPDCQINCILPTFWQWEVETSQGSGRYQAIRGATTTTYIVTTDMQKRRLRVTAQ; from the coding sequence ATGACTTTTGGTATTAACTATTACAGTCTCAAATCATCTCAGGTACATTTATTATTGCCAATGTTACTGTTGGTATCCATCATACCGACCAATTCAGTATTTGCTGCGAAATTTGTGGATGGAGTGGAAGTAAAGTCTTACGCCTTACGAACGGGTGAAACTGTTGATAGTGTTGCTCATCAGTATAATTTGACGCTGAAGGAACTGAAAACGCTAAATCAAACGCGCAAGTTCACTCGCCCATTTGAAACGTTATCCGCAGGGGATGAAATTGATGTTCCGAGCACACCCCCGAAAAAAACAAGAGTCAAAAATACAACTGTAACAAATTTAGCTGATAAACCAGATCATAAAATACAGGACTGGTTATCTCGTCGTGCCCCTAGCTTTTTCGACGCAATAAACACACAAAGTGCCGAAAAATACCTTTCTAGACAAGCCCAAAATATAGCTATTACCAAAGCCTCATCAACAATAGAGAACTGGTTGAACCAATATGGTACGGCACAAATAGGAGTACAACAAACAAATAAGCTATCACAAAGCGCCATATCAGCAGATATACTGTTACCGATGTATCAAAGCCCAGATTGGCTAGTATTTACCCAGTTCGGTGGTCGTAACTTTGATGATCGCACAACCTTGAACTTAGGTAGCGGGATCCGCCGCTTCAGTGATCCATGGATGTATGGTGTAAACACCTTCTACGATATCGATATTACTGGTCACAACCGTCGGATCGGCATCGGGGCAGAGTTGTGGTCCGACTATCTACATTTCTCTGCCAATGGATATCTACGGCTCAACAATTGGCATCAATCGCGAGATTTTGATGACTACGACGAACGCCCCGCCAACGGATTTGATATCACCGCCAGTAGCTGGTTACCCGCTTACCCTCAACTCGGAGCTAAACTAAAATACGAACAGTATTTCGGGAATGAAGTCGCACTGAAAGACAACGATATTCGCAGTCAAGCTCCAAAAGCAATGACGGTTGGAGTGAACTACACACCTTTCCCATTGATTACCCTCGGGGCTGATTGGCGTAAAGAAAAGGGAGTCAATGAGCTACAACTTGAAGCGCAGCTTACCTATTCATTAGGTGTGCCTTGGAATGAGCAAGTGTCATCTGTATCAGTAGCAAGCCTACGCACACTACCGAGTAACCGAATGGCATTGGTTGAACGCAATAACAACATTGTACTCGAATACCGTAAGCAGGAGCTTATCAGCCTGATACTACCACAAGAAGTCCGTGGTCGAGGCGCTAGCCAGCAGTTAGTCAACATAATTTTGAAAGCAAAATACGCAGCTGAACGCGTAGAATGGGGATTACAGACAGAATTTTCATCCAAAGGAGGGAAAATCCTGTCTGTTGGTAAAAGCCTTACTGCTTGGCTGATCCATCTCCCTCCTTGGCAGGCAGGCACCACCAACACCTATACCCTGAGCGCCAACGCATGGGATGAGAAGGGAAATTCGTCCCCACCTGCCTATATAAAGGTCATAGTGGATGCGGGGCTTTCTGCCTGCCATTCCCATTTAACCGTAGGCTCCGGTACGTTGAATCTAGATCAATCCGAGGTATTGATTCTGACAATACGAGATGAACAAAACGCACCAGTGACTGGGCTCGCTTCATCTATTCAATTACCGTTCACCTTCACGATACCAAAAGGCACATCATCTCTATCGCCTTCGCAAAGTGGCATTAAGTTAACCGAATTAAAAGAAACCGCACCCGGTGTGTACACCAGCACAGTAACAGCCGGAAAACTTCTCGGCACTCTCATTCTTAATCCACAGATAGATGGTATCCGTATCGCTTCAGCAACAGTCGAAGTGATAGCAGCCCCCATAGGGATACAAATATTTCGTAACGGTATTGCCATCGTAGGAAACCCAGTTGTAGGAGATCGCCTAACCGCCACGCCAGATTGCCAAATCAACTGTATTCTACCCACTTTCTGGCAATGGGAAGTCGAAACATCCCAAGGGTCAGGACGGTATCAAGCCATACGTGGTGCAACAACCACTACCTATATCGTCACAACAGACATGCAAAAGCGCAGATTGCGAGTAACGGCACAATAA
- the plsB gene encoding glycerol-3-phosphate 1-O-acyltransferase PlsB: MSLWRKIYYNTLNLPLKLLVKSKLIPTDPISELELDTTRPTLYVLPYHSKSDLLTLRHQCLSIGLPDPLVDNDINGTKLPAYVFIDDGPRVFRYYSPDPRKESVKIFHAYLDLHRSNPNLDIQLLPASVMFGRAPGREREGHTPAPPLRLLNGIQKFFAVIWLGRDSFVRFSPIVSMGLMAQEHGTDTIIANKLARVARIHYSRQRLAAVGPKLPVRQELFNKLLTSKAIEKAVEDEARSKKIPLKKAQQNAVSMMEEIAANFSYEAVRLTDRVLGWTWNRLYQGINVQHAERVRQLAQDGHEIVYVPSHRSHMDYLLLSYVLYHQGLVPPHIAAGINLNFWPAGPIFRRLGAFFIRRTFKGNKLYSTVFREYLSELFARGYSIEYFVEGGRSRTGRLLEPKTGTLSMTLQAMLRGDSRPITIVPIYIGYEHVMEVGTYAKELRGAEKEKEGFFSMIRGLRKLRNLGQGYVNFGQPISLTQYLTKHVPHWRDSIDPIEPQRPSWLNPVVSGLADNIMVNINNAAAANAINLCSTALLASRQRSLTREQLIEQVECYLQLLRNAPYTADATTPNKTAEQLLEHALQMDKFEVEKDSMGDIIILPRENAVLMTYYRNNIHHLLVLPSLIASILLHNERISRQEIHYQVGQIYPFLKAELFMRYNSESLTEVVDTLIDELTSQKLVCLKEDDIVVLNPRRIRPLQLLAAGVRETLQRYAITLSLLNASPEISRNTLEKESRMLAQRLSVLHGINAPEFFDKAVFSTLVETLREEGYIDNDDNDIFTANAKKLYAVIARLMSPEIRLTIESVSQPEERAAEKESEKSKQD, encoded by the coding sequence ATGTCACTATGGCGTAAAATATATTACAACACGTTGAATTTACCACTTAAATTACTGGTAAAGAGTAAATTAATTCCAACGGACCCAATTTCAGAGCTTGAGCTGGACACGACTCGGCCCACATTATATGTGTTGCCTTACCATTCAAAATCTGACCTTTTAACATTACGTCACCAATGCTTATCTATCGGCTTGCCTGATCCTTTAGTCGATAATGACATCAACGGGACTAAATTACCTGCTTACGTCTTTATTGATGATGGCCCGCGGGTCTTTCGCTACTACTCCCCAGATCCGCGTAAAGAGTCGGTAAAAATATTTCATGCCTACCTAGACTTACATCGCAGTAATCCGAATCTCGACATTCAGCTATTGCCTGCGTCTGTCATGTTTGGTCGTGCTCCTGGGCGTGAACGTGAAGGGCATACTCCTGCACCGCCATTACGTTTGCTCAATGGTATTCAAAAATTCTTCGCCGTCATCTGGCTTGGGCGAGACAGCTTTGTGCGATTTTCACCGATTGTCTCGATGGGATTAATGGCACAAGAGCATGGTACAGATACCATTATCGCGAATAAATTGGCACGTGTTGCACGCATTCATTACTCACGCCAACGTCTTGCGGCTGTCGGCCCCAAACTTCCTGTACGCCAAGAGCTATTCAATAAATTATTGACCTCAAAAGCAATTGAAAAAGCGGTTGAAGACGAAGCTCGCAGCAAAAAAATACCATTGAAAAAAGCCCAGCAAAATGCTGTGAGTATGATGGAAGAAATAGCGGCTAACTTTTCTTATGAAGCTGTACGATTGACTGATCGAGTACTTGGTTGGACGTGGAACCGTTTATATCAAGGGATCAACGTTCAGCACGCAGAGCGCGTACGCCAATTAGCACAAGATGGCCATGAAATCGTTTATGTCCCTTCCCATCGTAGCCATATGGACTACCTACTGCTTTCATATGTTCTCTACCATCAAGGGCTGGTTCCACCGCATATTGCAGCGGGTATTAACTTAAATTTCTGGCCTGCTGGGCCAATTTTCCGCCGTCTTGGTGCGTTCTTTATTCGCCGAACGTTTAAAGGAAATAAGCTCTATTCAACTGTTTTTCGCGAATACCTGAGTGAATTGTTTGCACGTGGTTACTCGATTGAATATTTTGTCGAAGGTGGTCGCTCCCGTACTGGTCGTTTGCTTGAACCTAAAACAGGGACATTATCGATGACCTTGCAAGCCATGCTACGTGGAGACTCTCGTCCTATCACCATAGTGCCAATTTATATTGGCTATGAGCACGTTATGGAAGTGGGAACCTACGCCAAAGAGTTACGTGGCGCAGAAAAAGAAAAAGAAGGCTTTTTCTCAATGATCCGTGGCCTACGTAAATTACGTAACTTAGGTCAAGGCTATGTGAACTTTGGTCAACCGATATCGCTCACCCAATATTTAACTAAGCACGTGCCTCATTGGCGTGATTCCATTGACCCTATTGAGCCACAGCGTCCAAGTTGGTTAAACCCTGTTGTCAGTGGTTTGGCTGATAACATTATGGTCAATATCAATAATGCAGCAGCAGCAAATGCAATTAACCTTTGCTCAACCGCATTACTCGCTTCACGTCAACGTTCATTAACTCGTGAACAATTAATTGAGCAAGTTGAATGCTATCTACAACTATTGCGTAATGCGCCTTATACCGCAGATGCTACCACGCCAAATAAAACGGCTGAGCAACTGTTAGAGCACGCACTACAAATGGATAAATTCGAAGTTGAAAAAGACAGCATGGGGGATATCATTATTCTCCCTCGAGAAAATGCCGTTTTGATGACTTACTACCGTAACAATATCCATCACTTGCTGGTACTCCCCTCACTTATTGCCAGTATTCTGCTGCACAATGAACGTATCAGCCGACAAGAGATCCATTATCAGGTTGGGCAAATTTACCCATTCCTCAAAGCTGAGCTGTTTATGCGTTATAACAGTGAGTCGCTAACTGAAGTGGTTGACACTTTGATAGATGAACTAACCAGTCAAAAGTTAGTCTGTCTAAAAGAAGACGATATTGTGGTATTAAATCCACGCCGTATCCGCCCATTACAGCTATTAGCCGCCGGGGTTCGCGAAACCTTGCAGCGTTATGCCATCACATTATCTCTGCTCAATGCGAGTCCTGAAATTAGCCGTAATACATTAGAAAAAGAGAGCCGTATGTTAGCTCAGCGTCTTTCTGTATTGCATGGCATCAACGCGCCTGAGTTTTTTGATAAAGCCGTATTCTCAACACTAGTAGAAACATTACGCGAAGAAGGCTATATCGATAATGATGATAATGATATTTTCACGGCAAATGCGAAAAAACTGTACGCAGTGATTGCTCGCTTAATGTCACCAGAAATACGTCTAACTATCGAAAGCGTTAGCCAGCCAGAAGAGCGCGCTGCGGAAAAAGAGAGCGAGAAATCAAAACAAGACTAG
- a CDS encoding diacylglycerol kinase, producing the protein MANQTKGFTRVIKAAGYSLKGLKAAWVHEAAFRQEAVAAIFAVIIALYLDVSYVDRLLLISSVVLVAIVELVNSAIEAVVDRVGSEYHELSGRAKDIGSAAVFITIGLALVIWATVLWQRYFAG; encoded by the coding sequence ATGGCAAACCAAACTAAGGGATTCACCCGTGTAATTAAGGCTGCGGGGTATTCTCTTAAGGGATTAAAAGCGGCATGGGTGCATGAAGCGGCATTTCGCCAAGAGGCGGTAGCTGCGATCTTTGCGGTAATTATTGCTTTATATTTGGACGTCAGTTATGTCGATCGGCTATTACTGATTAGTTCTGTTGTGCTGGTAGCTATTGTAGAGTTAGTTAATAGTGCAATTGAAGCGGTTGTCGACCGTGTTGGTAGTGAATACCATGAATTATCGGGACGAGCAAAAGATATCGGTTCGGCGGCGGTATTTATCACAATTGGATTGGCGCTAGTTATCTGGGCTACAGTATTGTGGCAGCGTTATTTTGCTGGTTAG